A single window of Sphaerodactylus townsendi isolate TG3544 linkage group LG05, MPM_Stown_v2.3, whole genome shotgun sequence DNA harbors:
- the LOC125433948 gene encoding cytochrome b-c1 complex subunit 10, protein MLTKYIGPRYVQMFRSWVHLQCALRCPVGTVGLVWATDWRLILDYVPYINGKFKKDD, encoded by the exons ATGCTCACCAAATACATCGGCCCTCGCTACGTACAGATGTTTCGCAGCTG GGTACACCTACAATGTGCATTAAGGTGCCCAGTGGGTACTGTTGGGCTAGTTTGGGCCACAGATTGGAGGCTGATTCTAGACTATGTTCCCTATATCAATGGCAAGTTTAAAAAGGATGACTGA